A region from the Serinibacter arcticus genome encodes:
- a CDS encoding MarR family transcriptional regulator: MTRGRQTQDVRRHNLQLVLRALDAAPGSSRAELATAVGLTPGALTPLVAHLLERGLVRPTAAAGDDAGPRGRGRPGVGLEVDGTGVATLAVVVGDGGWTSRPRIWAAAGS, translated from the coding sequence GTGACTCGGGGACGACAGACGCAGGACGTGCGTCGGCACAACCTGCAGCTGGTGCTGCGGGCGCTCGACGCCGCCCCCGGGTCGTCGCGGGCCGAGCTCGCGACCGCCGTCGGCCTCACCCCCGGCGCCCTCACCCCCCTCGTGGCCCACCTGCTCGAGCGCGGCCTCGTCCGCCCCACCGCGGCGGCGGGGGACGACGCCGGACCGCGCGGTCGCGGGCGGCCGGGGGTGGGCCTGGAGGTGGACGGCACCGGGGTGGCGACCCTCGCCGTCGTCGTCGGGGACGGGGGCTGGACCTCGCGGCCACGGATCTGGGCGGCCGCCGGCTCCTGA